In a single window of the Euwallacea fornicatus isolate EFF26 chromosome 5, ASM4011564v1, whole genome shotgun sequence genome:
- the LOC136339405 gene encoding aarF domain-containing kinase 1-like produces the protein MFPKRIQSIIKYTLIGGTLGSTAFSLQRNQFEWNSIGIVRFSRAALTVFKIGSIYQYDLYSKGLDKKSVEYKELKSICHKRSAEKLLDLCCANRGVYIKVGQHIAALDYLLPQEYVQTMKVLHSQAPTTSVKDIYKVIKEDLKKDVSEIFQSIDPEPLGIASLAQVHKATLKDGTVLAIKVQHPYVQGNSKVDMKTMEYLVKIMNWVFPEFKFQWLVDESKKNIPQELDFVQEGKNAEKISKIFEYVGWLKVPKVRWELTTSRVLSMEFVEGGQVNDLNYITQHQIDPYEISIKLGQLYSKMIFIHGFVHSDPHPGNILVRKSEKGHCDIVLLDHGLYATLKDEFRINYANLWLSILDRDRKGMRQYSKNLGIEGDIYGLFACMVTGRTWETIMKGMDRQTFTKGEKDFVQQHFTGLLPQISSVLENVNRQMLLILKTNDLMRGIEHTLRTSARMGAFKVMSQCCVQSIYDHRYGNCESRLEKVKVILAEYWCLFKIGVYYTFLNLRHFTGI, from the exons ATGTTTCCTAAACGAATTCAATCAATAATAAAGTATACTTTAATTGGGGGGACCTTAGGAAGCACAGCTTTTAGTTTACAACGTAATCAGTTTGAATGGAACTCAATAGGAATAGTTCGATTCAGCAGAGCAGCCTTGACAGTGTTTAAAATAGGGTCCATTTATCAATATGATTTGTATAGCAAAGGACTTGATAAAAAGTCTGTAGAATACAAAGAACTGAAG TCAATTTGTCACAAAAGATCAGCTGAAAAACTTTTAGACCTGTGCTGCGCCAATCGGGGTGTATACATTAAAGTAGGGCAGCATATAGCTGCCCTTGATTATTTGTTACCCCAGGAGTATGTACAGACTATGAAAGTTTTACACAGCCAGGCTCCTACAACTAGTGTGAAAGACATATATAAAGTCATTAAAGAAGATTTAAAGAAAGAT gtttcagaaatatttcaatctATTGATCCTGAGCCTTTAGGCATTGCTTCATTAGCACAAGTTCATAAAGCTACACTTAAAGATGGGACGGTGTTAGCTATAAAGGTCCAACATCCCTATGTGCAGG gcaacTCTAAGGTGGACATGAAAACTATGGagtatttagtaaaaataatgaattggGTATTCccagaatttaaatttcaatggttAGTAGATgagtccaagaaaaatattccacaaGAGTTGGATTTTGTTCAGGAGGGGAAAAATGctgagaaaatttcaaaaatttttgagtATGTTGGTTGGCTTAAAGTTCCAAAAGTTAG gtgGGAACTTACAACTTCAAGAGTCCTTTCCATGGAATTTGTGGAGGGAGGGCAAGTGAACGATCTGAATTATATAACACAACACCAAATAGATCCTTATGAAATATCCATAAAATTAGGCCAGTTATactcaaaaatgatttttatccaTGGGTTTGTTCATAGTGATCCTCATCCTGGCAATATCCTAGTTAGGAAAAGTGAGAAGGGACACTGTGATATTGTTTTGTTAGATCATGGATTGTATGCG acgcTAAAAGAtgaatttcgaattaattatGCAAACTTATGGTTGAGCATTTTGGATAGAGATAGGAAGGGGATGAGACAGTATAGCAAAAATTTAGGAATTGAAGGGGATATTTATGGATTATTTGCTTGCATGGTGACTGGGAGAACCTGGGAAACCATTATGAAGGGCATGGACAG GCAAACTTTTACAAAAGGAGAAAAAGACTTTGTTCAACAACATTTCACAGGTCTGCTTCCACAAATTTCCTCGGTTTTGGAGAATGTTAATAGGCAAATGttgctaattttgaaaactaatgACCTGATGAGAG GTATTGAACACACATTAAGGACAAGTGCAAGGATGGGGGCTTTCAAAGTAATGTCTCAATGTTGTGTGCAGTCAATTTATGATCACAGATATGGGAACTGCGAAAGTAGGCtggaaaaagtgaaagttaTACTAGCAGAATAttggtgtttgtttaaaataggagtttattatacgtttttaaatttgagacatttcacAGGAATTTGA
- the Tasp1 gene encoding threonine aspartase 1, with product MIAVHCGAGHYSSSKKKEYLQLCKKACKSGMRILENNGSSIEAVEEAIRVLEDDPLTNAGFGSNLTLDGTVEGDASIMNGENLVFGACGAVRKVKNPISLAFDIYQKQFDPMPLGLVAPSLMVGEGAYKHAKQAGMQIVNESKLVSRKALRQRAKYMARLDAAEIGVVQNHKDGVEMDYSESMDTVGAVCIDNHGDVAAGCSSGGLLLKRPGRVGQAAQFGAGVWADSVDKKLQPSVAVCTTGCGEHLVQTLLAKTVADDMVREKNCPTVDLYNSLNKKFINSKYLKGANTPKIGGALVLKADNKNGEVNVMWGHTSMSLGVGYMKKGDKKAQSQISELPENASEGKSVNVGGTAFHFINLLLTPEQINLCS from the exons ATGATTGCAGTACATTGCG GTGCTGGACATTACAGCTCGTCGAAAAAAAAGGAGTATTTACAGCTTTGCAAAAAGGCGTGCAAAAGTGGAAtgagaattttagaaaataatggaagTTCGATAGAGGCTGTAGAAGAAGCAATCCGAG TTTTAGAAGACGACCCCCTTACCAATGCAGGTTTTGGCTCAAACTTAACACTTGATGGTACAGTTGAAGGTGATGCCTCTATAATGAATGGAGAAAACTTGGTATTTGGAGCATGCGGTGCAgtaagaaaagtaaaaaacccCATAAGTTTGGCCTTTGACATTTACCAGAAGCAATTTGATCCTATGCCACTAG GTCTGGTGGCCCCAAGTCTGATGGTGGGTGAAGGGGCATACAAACATGCAAAACAAGCTGGAATGCAAATCGTGAATGAATCGAAATTAGTAAGCAGAAAAGCTTTAAGGCAGAGAGCAAAATATATGGCAAGATTAGATGCAGCTGAAATTGGTGTAGTCCAGAATCATAAAGATGGAGTTGAGATGGATTACAGCGAATCTATGGACACTGTAGGAGCAGTGTGTATAGATAATCATGGAGATGTTGCCGCTGGTTGTAGTTcag GTGGTTTACTCCTAAAACGACCTGGTAGAGTGGGCCAAGCCGCCCAGTTCGGTGCTGGGGTTTGGGCAGATAGTgtagataaaaaattacaacccAGCGTAGCCGTATGCACCACTGGCTGTGGAGAACATCTAGTGCAAACTTTATTAGCCAAAACTGTGGCCGATGATATGGTCCGAGAAAAGAACTGCCCTACAGTTGATCTATATaatagtttaaataaaaaatttattaactcaAA GTATTTGAAGGGAGCGAACACTCCCAAAATAGGAGGAGCTCTAGTATTAAAGGCCGATAATAAGAATGGGGAAGTAAATGTGATGTGGGGGCATACCTCTATGTCTTTAGGCGTTGGTTACATGAAAAAAGGCGACAAAAAAGCTCAG AGTCAAATTTCAGAGTTACCAGAAAATGCTTCGGAAGGCAAATCGGTAAATGTCGGCGGAACAGCATTTCACTTCATAAACTTACTATTAACTCCTGAACAAATAAACCTCTGTAGTTGA
- the LOC136339409 gene encoding uncharacterized protein, with protein sequence MLFIKYLLNPTLMLKPDTALFQLYRKCSDLSIVKTQLEVPTFCDIHVDLACKVRIKPLNVHKYHNSNAFLLQTDQKYDNAIEHFVDGNKVIVKGHKNLNPNTLCSMKAPVKANLHIKAQNDVSVGYFQGDKLKIETEKNVFVDRFQGDTIDVSTQNGNIVLHNFIQAANISAKTTNGIIKAGRLQGLNLKLKSLGRGNLTVDSSYCSESIFIVEHGNMELHNIHKNCKILMMKGNVILTGFDGQLSMMINNGCADIHLSRIMGSSDITIKDSGSLVLKLTDLCCDSNMFKIASPRVTLMKTIKDSNIIKEQNMVVLNSEGISENVVLVNCLNSNVKVEIISWQEMIEMKLKNK encoded by the exons AT GCtgttcataaagtacttgCTAAATCCTACCCTTATGCTGAAACCTGATACTGCCTTATTTCAACTTTACCGCAAGTGTTCCGATCTTTCCATTGTTAAAACTCAACTGGAAGTCCCAACATTCTGTGATATTCACGTCGATCTTGCTTGTAAAGTTCGCATTAAGCCCCTGAATGTGCATAAATACCACAATTCAAATGCTTTTCTTTTGCAAACTGATCAAAAGTATGACAATGCTATTGAGCACTTTGTTGATGGAAATAAGGTGATTGTTAAAGGTCATAAGAACCTCAATCCAAATACTCTTTGCAGCATGAAAGCCCCAGTGAAAGCAA ATCTGCACATTAAGGCTCAGAATGATGTATCTGTGGGCTACTTTCAAGGAGacaagttaaaaattgaaactgaGAAAAACGTGTTTGTTGATAGATTTCAAGGAGACACTATTGATGTATCGACCCAGAATGGAAATATAGTTTTACACAATTTTATTCAAGCTGCCAATATATCTGCCAAAACAACTAATGGA ATTATTAAAGCTGGCAGACTACAAGGATTAAATCTGAAATTGAAGTCTCTAGGAAGAGGCAATTTAACAGTTGATTCATCTTATTGCTCTGAAAGTATTTTCATAGTTGAACATGGAAATATGGAACTTCATAATAtccacaaaaattgtaaaatattaatgatgaaAGGCAATGTAATATTAA CTGGCTTTGATGGTCAACTTTCGATGATGATTAATAATGGATGTGCTGACATTCACCTATCTCGTATTATGGGAAGTTCTGACATCACAATAAAAGACAGTGGCAGTTTAGTATTAAAGTTGACTGATTTGTGTTGTGATAGtaatatgtttaaaatagCTTCACCAAGAGTTACTCtaatgaaaacaattaaagactcaaatatCATAAAAGAACAAAACATGGTTGTGTTAAACTCAGAAGGTATCAGTGAAAATGTGGTTTtagtaaattgtttaaattcaaatgttaAAGTAGAAATCATCTCTTGGCAAGAAATGATTGAAATGaagcttaaaaataaataa
- the LOC136339165 gene encoding uncharacterized MFS-type transporter C09D4.1-like — protein sequence MAALKSYKKRWYILLVFVYYTFINTIQMTAYSSITEIVARYYNVSHFSVNWTSLIYMVLYPVLVVPASYIIEKKGLRAACLFGCLGTAVGTGIKVFSIERDCFWVVILGQTFTASAIVFIMCLPPKIASVWFRSNEASMACSLGSLGANLGNAFGYLLAVSVVPDSKDPADIKGGLKFLSWILSALMIPVSLAVTFYFPAKPSESQQTQHDNAGPISNFSWKSIKWSRAFLLHTSAYAINIGVFSTLIILLSELVNAHFESAAEDAGRMGFCLLVFGVIGCVGFGFYLDKTHRYKESCIFLFASAITCIIALTVALQQSSLIASYIFCSILGIVINPYIPVGFEFGIELTYPSDEGTVAGFLFATSQITSSVFGICVAQINSYAGSLATLGTLAALMVVGTVIQALVPNKLKRQKSRLVGC from the exons ATGGCTGCACTCAAAAGTTATAAGAAACGATGGTACATTCTTTTGGTGTTTGTGTATTATACCTTCATAAACACTATTCAAATGACTGCCTATTCCAGCATTACGGAAATAGTGGCTAGGTACTATAACGTGAGCCACTTTAGTGTCAACTGGACATCTTTGATTTACATGGTTTTGTACCCAGTACTCGTGGTACCTGCCTCTTacatcattgaaaaaaaa gGTTTACGTGCCGCATGCCTTTTCGGTTGTTTGGGAACTGCCGTCGGTACTGGCATCAAGGTTTTCTCAATTGAAAGAGATTGCTTTTGGGTGGTGATCCTGGGTCAGACCTTTACGGCATCCGCAATAGTTTTTATAATGTGTTTGCCGCCAAAAATTGCTTCTGTATGGTTCAGGTCGAATGag GCTTCAATGGCATGTTCTTTGGGCAGCCTTGGTGCAAATTTAGGAAATGCTTTTGGGTATCTCCTAGCTGTGTCTGTAGTTCCAGATAGCAAGGACCCAGCAGATATCAAGGGAGGATTAAAGTTTCTTTCATGGATTTTGTCCGCTTTGATGATCCCGGTTTCTCTGGCAGTGACATTTT ACTTTCCAGCGAAACCTTCTGAATCCCAACAAACTCAACATGATAATGCCGGCCCTATTAGCAACTTTTCATGGAAAAGTATAAAGTGGTCCAGAGCTTTTCTATTACACACCTCAGCCTATGCTATAAATATTGGTGTATTCTCAACGCTCATAATACTTTTGAGCGAACTTGTGAATGCCCATTTCGAG AGTGCAGCAGAAGACGCTGGCCGCATGGGTTTCTGCTTATTGGTCTTTGGGGTTATTGGCTGTGTTGGTTTTGGATTTTATTTGGACAAGACTCATAGATACAA GGAGTCCTGCATTTTCTTGTTCGCATCTGCGATTACTTGCATTATCGCCCTCACAGTGGCCTTACAACAAAGCTCTCTTATTGCCAGCTACATATTCTGCAGCATTCTCGG GATTGTGATCAATCCCTACATACCAGTTGGATTCGAATTTGGCATTGAGCTGACCTACCCTAGCGATGAAGGCACCGTTGCTGGATTTCTCTTTGCAACCTCGCAGATTACAAGTTCAGTATTTGGAATTTGTGTAGCTCAAATCAATAGTTATGCGGGATCTTTAGCCACTTTGGGCACTTTGGCAGCGTTGATGGTTGTCGGTACTGTAATTCAGGCGTTGGTGCCCAATAAGTTGAAGAGACAAAAGAGTCGTCTTGTGGGGTGCTAA
- the LOC136339406 gene encoding uncharacterized MFS-type transporter C09D4.1-like codes for MPKKILVNLDARPSLVPTISKNFLQDQETVKASKIRWYILVLYVFYTTISCFQWVEYSILTNIVMRYYDVKLSLVDWTGVMFMIVWPLFVFPSSFMIDKWGLRFAALTGCLLTTVGTAVKVFSINRNAFHVVLTGQAIVSLSQVFILSLPPKLATTWFKPNEMSTVCSIGMFGMQLGSALGFLIPPIIVKDAPDLDEVGRGLKVLSWALTFAVIPAFLAVLIYFPREPKYPPSFALADARANVEKVTLRTYLLELKELMTNVGFLIHMLVYSISYGIFSAFGTLLNQTILSFFPGAVEDAGRMGLIMIMIGMCGGFLVGLVLDRTHKYKESNIVIYFGTSCSLTALLLSLRFKEMTSSYLTIAIFGFFLNAYIPAGIEFALELTYPVNESTTTGLLTAASQVLGVLFTLGLSHINEKMGTLWSLIIQISLLFVGTILSMLVPSRLKRQQAYSGASGTSVGFTELPQR; via the exons atgccaaaaaaaatattagtgaATTTAGATGCGCGACCCTCTTTAGTGCCAACAATCAGCAAAAACTTCCTACAAGACCAAGAAACGGTCAAAGCTTCGAAGATTCGCTGGTATATTTTGGTTTTGTACGTGTTTTACACGACCATTAGCTGTTTCCAATGGGTGGAATACTCGATACTGACCAATATAGTGATGAGATATTACGACGTCAAGCTCAGTTTAGTGGACTGGACTGGAGTGATGTTCATGATTGTCTGGCCCTTGTTTGTTTTCCCTTCTTCCTTTATGATTGATAAGTGG gGTCTACGGTTTGCTGCGCTTACAGGATGTTTGTTGACGACTGTAGGCACTGCTGTAAAAGTGTTCTCCATCAATCGCAATGCATTTCATGTAGTTTTGACTGGACAAGCCATCGTCTCCTTATCCCAAGTCTTCATACTAAGTTTGCCGCCTAAGTTGGCCACAACTTGGTTCAAGCCGAATGAG ATGTCCACAGTGTGTTCAATAGGAATGTTTGGAATGCAGTTGGGCTCTGCTCTTGGTTTCCTAATCCCTCCCATCATTGTAAAAGACGCACCAGATCTAGATGAAGTTGGACGTGGCTTAAAGGTGCTTTCCTGGGCATTAACATTTGCTGTTATCCCTGCGTTCCTAGCAGTTCTAATTT ACTTCCCACGTGAGCCTAAATACCCTCCAAGTTTCGCTTTAGCTGATGCAAGGGCAAATGTCGAAAAAGTAACATTGCGGACCTATTTGTTGGAGCTTAAGGAGCTCATGACTAACGTGGGGTTTCTGATACATATGTTGGTCTACAGCATTAGCTATGGAATTTTTTCCGCTTTTGGGACTCTGCTCAACCAGACTATTCTTTCATTCTTTCCG GGAGCTGTCGAAGATGCTGGACGTATGGGACTGATCATGATCATGATTGGAATGTGCGGAGGGTTCCTAGTTGGACTTGTGCTCGACAGGACCCATAAATACAA AGAAAGCAATATTGTAATATACTTTGGGACAAGTTGCTCTCTGACTGCGCTACTGCTAAGCTTACGCTTTAAAGAGATGACCTCATCATACTTAACTATAGCAATTTTTGG atttttcctcAATGCCTACATTCCAGCTGGCATAGAATTCGCCTTGGAGCTCACTTACCCCGTCAATGAGAGCACTACCACTGGGCTGTTGACTGCTGCTTCTCAAGTTTTGG GCGTTTTATTTACTCTGGGTCTGAGccatataaatgaaaaaatgggtACTTTGTGGTCAttgattattcaaatatcTCTGCTTTTTGTGGGCACCATTTTGTCTATGTTAGTTCCGAGCAGGTTGAAGAGGCAGCAAGCTTACAGCGGAGCATCAGGAACGTCGGTAGGATTTACCGAGCTGCCTCAGAGATAG
- the LOC136339407 gene encoding heme transporter FLVCR1-like has translation MMEQGSGLQEESKDPQRAFFRRWVILVIYVLYSAANSFQWMEYSIISSIIMRYYKVSSVAVDWTSIIYMLIYPIIVVPVSYFIEKKGLRFAALCGGIGTALAALIKTFSIQEDLFYIVLLGQGVGSTAQVFVLCLPSKIAAVWFKPSEISTACALAVFGTQLGFAFGFVMPSMIVKNHEDLSLVGSDLQLLCWVLTGYMVLVVIAIVFFFSEKPRIAPSITQQRDRNEVPETFNAYVKFFVSLFKNNGFTLHTIAYGINIGVFAAIGTLLNQIILEYFPHCEEDAGRIGLLMVLGGMLGSLVFGLYLDKTHRYKETTVLIYYAAVAATVASMFSLLTYWKALVYVVFGVVGVFTNAYMPVGFELAVEITYPADESTTTGILNATTQAVGVLITLFLGKFNARYGAFWALGSQAALLLVGAIITGFLPNQKRRQDALRTNKDGLTELQRLNGGVV, from the exons ATGATGGAACAAGGTTCTGGATTACAAGAAGAATCAAAAGACCCACAAAGAGCATTCTTTAGAAGATGGGTAATTCTGGTTATATACGTTCTATATTCTGCAGCGAATTCATTCCAATGGATGGAATATTCCATTATTTCTAGCATAATTATGCGATATTATAAGGTCAGTTCTGTAGCTGTGGACTGGacttcaataatttatatgctGATTTATCCCATTATTGTTGTACCCGTGTCGTACTTCATAGAAAAGAAG GGCCTAAGATTTGCAGCTCTATGTGGAGGGATAGGAACAGCCCTAGCAGCGttaatcaaaacattttctatACAAGAGGATCTGTTTTACATTGTACTGTTGGGGCAAGGAGTAGGATCCACTGCCCAAGTTTTCGTACTCTGTTTGCCCTCAAAAATTGCTGCAGTTTGGTTCAAGCCGTCTGAG ATCTCAACTGCATGTGCTTTAGCAGTATTTGGAACTCAGCTGGGCTTTGCCTTTGGTTTTGTAATGCCTTCAATGATAGTGAAGAACCATGAAGACTTATCTCTAGTCGGATCAGATTTACAACTACTCTGCTGGGTTCTTACTGGCTATATGGTTCTCGTGGTGATTGCTATAGTGTTTT TTTTCTCTGAGAAGCCTCGCATTGCTCCTTCCATCACCCAACAAAGGGATCGAAATGAGGTACCCGAAACCTTTAATGCTTATGTTAAATTCTTCGTTAGTCTCTTCAAGAATAACGGTTTTACACTTCACACCATTGCATATGGAATCAACATTGGTGTCTTCGCAGCAATCGGGACGttgttaaatcaaattattctcGAGTATTTTCCG CATTGCGAAGAAGATGCTGGGAGAATTGGTTTGCTAATGGTTCTCGGTGGTATGTTGGGCTCCTTAGTGTTTGGGTTGTATCTGGATAAAACCCATAGATACAA AGAAACTACAGTTTTGATTTACTATGCCGCTGTAGCAGCTACGGTCGCATCCATGTTTTCTCTTCTCACTTATTGGAAGGCTCTAGTGTATGTAGTGTTTGGAGTCGTTGG GGTATTTACAAATGCCTATATGCCTGTGGGGTTCGAATTAGCCGTGGAAATAACTTATCCAGCTGATGAAAGCACCACCACCGGAATACTAAATGCCACGACGCAAGCTGTAGGGGTTTTAATCACATTGTTTCTAG ggAAGTTCAATGCGAGATATGGGGCGTTCTGGGCGTTGGGTAGTCAGGCTGCATTGCTTCTTGTAGGGGCTATTATCACCGGATTTCTTCCCAATCAGAAAAGGAGGCAAGATGCTTTGAGGACAAATAAGGACGGTTTGACCGAATTGCAACGCTTGAATGGAGGAGTTGTATag
- the LOC136339404 gene encoding ATP-dependent RNA helicase DDX54 encodes MVDVPGFADPNKTIEIVNETENVKKKSRKKSGGFQSMNLSFNVLKGIAKRGYKQPTPIQRKTIPLLLEGRDVVGMARTGSGKTAAFLIPMFEKLKMRSMKAGARALILSPTRELALQTLKFIKEIGKFMNLKAAVILGGDSMEDQFSALHGNPDIIVATPGRFLHVCIEMDLKLSNIEYVVFDEADRLFEMGLSEQLTEIVGRLPDSRQTLLFSATLPKVLVDFAKAGLSDPVLLRLDVETKLPDELKLEFLIVRPEEKLAALLVLLRTIIDSKQQTLVFAATKYHVEYIHLVLQNIGISNTYIYSDLDPSARKINAAKFSTGKVKVLVVTDVAARGIDIPQLDNVINYNFPAKAKLFVHRVGRCARAGRSGTAYSLISPDEQAYLLDLHLFLGRPMSMITVNNKNGNVGRMPQDLVEDQLSSLLLLHENRADLISAKISIENAYKQYIKTRQVASADSSKRVKELNLNSCSFHPMFKTASVNEEFERENLIDQMKSYRPQGTIFEICGKNKSQEYLTMKEKRAAHKDKIESYKQQKQEKLFEQEGFHKPVTSLTNSTSADVNSTFKSVIVPKKRKMDILYNKKSKKVKSEDDIFIPYAPRDQHTEKGYTVDNFQNEASKVQLDLTGDSEQMFKLNQSLKKWDRVKKKMVTVDNPKKGKIKTESGVWIPATYKSNRYAEWKDKTKVAQNVEDCDDDEEISPQNVTAPKRYTHWAKHNDKVKKKQRKSEMKSMDQILKGREAAEKKKRRQKKGKRKGKGGRRKK; translated from the exons atgGTGGACGTACCAGGATTTGCGGATCCCAACAAAACCATAGAAATCGTCAATGAAACTGAAAACGTAAAGAAGAAATCTCGAAAGAAATCTGGAGGCTTCCAGTCTATGAATTTGAGCTTTAACGTGCTGAAGGGAATCGCTAAAAGGGGCTATAAGCAGCCAACACCAATTCAaagaaag ACCATACCACTGCTTCTCGAAGGCAGAGATGTGGTAGGCATGGCTCGAACTGGCAGTGGCAAAACTGCAGCTTTTCTGATTCCAATGTTTGAGAAACTAAAAATGAGAAGCATGAAAGCTGGTGCTCGAGCATTGATATTGTCGCCAACAAGAGAATTGGCTCTACAG accttgaaatttattaaagaaattggcAAATTTATGAATCTCAAAGCTGCAGTAATCCTAGGTGGTGATTCAATGGAAGATCAGTTTTCAGCCCTGCATGGCAACCCTGATATTATTGTAGCTACACCAG GGAGGTTTCTTCATGTTTGTATTGAAatggatttaaaattaagCAACATAGAATATGTAGTGTTTGATGAAGCTGATCGGCTGTTTGAAATGGGACTCAGTGAACAATTGACTGAGATAGTAGGGCGCTTGCCTGACTCAAGACAGACATTATTGTTTTCTGCAACACTGCCAAAAGTTCTGGTTGACTTTGCTAAAGCTGGTTTGAGTGATCCAGTGTTATTGAG actGGATGTGGAAACTAAACTCCCTGATGAATTGAAACTtgagtttttaattgtaaGACCTGAAGAAAAACTAGCCGCTCTTCTAGTCTTACTAAGAACAATAATTGATTCAAAACAGCAAACTCTGGTTTTTGCTGCAACTAAATATCATGTCGAGTATATCCATCTG gtCCTCCAAAATATAGGCATTTCAAATACCTACATATACTCGGATCTAGACCCTTCCGCCCGTAAAATCAACGCCGCAAAATTCTCAACTGGAAAAGTTAAAGTTTTGGTGGTCACAGATGTTGCAGCTCGGGGCATTGATATACCTCAATTAGATAATGTCATCAACTATAATTTCCCAGCTAAAGCCAAGTTATTTGTTCACAGAGTtg GGAGATGTGCGAGAGCGGGTCGATCAGGTACAGCTTACTCGTTAATATCTCCAGACGAACAAGcatatttattagatttacATTTGTTTCTTGGCCGTCCCATGTCGATGATaacagtaaataataaaaacggtAATGTTGGGAGGATGCCACAAGACCTTGTGGAAGATCAACTCAGTTCTTTGTTGCTTCTTCATGAAAATCGCGCTGACTTG ATATCGGCAAAAATAAGTATAGAAAACGCATATAAACAATACATCAAAACTCGTCAAGTGGCCTCAGCTGATAGTTCGAAAAGAGTGAaagaactaaatttgaattcgTGTTCATTTCATCCAATGTTTAAAACTGCTAGTGTTAATGAGGAATTTGAAAGGGAGAATTTGATTGATCAAATGAAGAGTTATCGACCACAAGGA actatttttgaaatttgtggGAAAAACAAATCACAGGAATACTTAActatgaaagaaaaaagagcAGCCCACAAAGATAAAATAGAATcatacaaacaacaaaaacaggaaaaattatttgagcaAGAAGGGTTTCATAAGCCGGTAACGTCTTTGACCA ATAGTACAAGCGCTGATGTGAACAGTACATTCAAAAGTGTCATCGTCcccaaaaaacgaaaaatggaCATTCTGTATAATAAGAAATCTAAGAAGGTCAAAAGTGAAGATGACATCTTTATACCTTACGCTCCCAGGGATCAGCATACAGAAAAAGG ATACACTGTGgacaatttccaaaatgaGGCTAGCAAGGTGCAGCTGGACCTAACTGGGGACTCAGAGCAGATGTTTAAGCTTAATCAATCGTTGAAAAAATGGGATcgagtaaagaaaaaaatggtgaCTGTTGAT AATCCGAAGAAAGGCAAAATTAAGACCGAAAGTGGCGTATGGATTCCAGCTACTTATAAAAGCAACAGATACGCAGAGTGGAAAGACAAAACTAAGGTTGCACAGAATGTAGAAGATTGTGACGACGATGAAGAGATTTCTCCGCAAA ACGTTACTGCACCAAAACGCTACACGCATTGGGCCAAACACAATGATAAAGTGAAAAAGAAACAACGGAAATCTGAAATGAAGAGTATGGATCAGATACTAAAAGGAAGGGAAGCTGCTGAGAAGAAGAAACGTAGACAGAAGAAGGGAAAGAGGAAAGGAAAAGGAGGAAGACGTAAGAAATAA